From a region of the Pecten maximus chromosome 18, xPecMax1.1, whole genome shotgun sequence genome:
- the LOC117316871 gene encoding uncharacterized protein LOC117316871 translates to MGVESAKKASDGIFRKATPQKNQLSLKQDRGCRYKLASKYIDHMPHVQDSSSRFAAWSDVKEVLFPSCSDPDCDIVLNALKIVSRYPWEESKMQPCTPKQQMKFLRNFRLVPSGTLLVDLQFVKDNIDGLWEMVWLKHGTSLDVCSRRCHYAKSQLSRAENVPSSYDKEPPDKHNETKECNTDKSDCKEKETNSEASHPTETDPDTTRVDDDVDADVNKSEFVKKSNLHQLDNNFLPGKSQPLTEEKTDKKKVFTGYRYPTIETLKVIPRKVQPFINTCINSKQMGYIVLPVVKSSNTDSDEEAFCSGAEISATFPQLHDYLDRLSSEYIAGHIDSSNKTVRRCTCIEGRCFTNWKITRHGWNLPWQHVTSKDIVVSWGSVVKELQCLAGKAVADVSDILPVSTSGLINFKDHFSHQRDDEDYISSANLMSSKDYPKQEGQSNLGEYFSQITEMIQKPEQMKHPLTLYNLCQAKLEVCSIPRACSMEGKTVLPPVNSHVQSVVKGRGNPYVATTKKKDTAQHDMKQSTRAKGGRNNVHIAVANKKEKVNDPVRDDRLSSLRKRTGTRSASRNAYTGLHAMGENDASTSNTKNISKPKNVDKTTQPRKRQRMKSPTESTKHAVNTTDIYLNRNKNALDNNVTDGDIDGPTLLQLLSQPIGRSNSSTVCGNSTNQNALCRNISETPPTSNVFIRHMSQPSQQQANRSKLFQYPTSRITNSLERAACLTGSSSTHDETFHHLRTPFPRKTFEKYSGVWNRISATSNDQFVGEFQNTKPEPIRSCEKVTTATSKCSTKSKPQWDIDQIIKEHPRRIKGDSLYGISINKTQARNASHQPQTTPGKSDTKTLRSKPGPDGLQSQTNNEVLPKVVRPVKPRDFLLPPPSGKPSEEHQSQKKEMWFRHESVSHPKVNIHAGNLLEMVSANPFNQTVESMIALRKFNCEFDVLRGGISNGTIGQRSSPLPKIDAGRGAATHPVRSDNSLCYQRSYNLVSHNNSTTAKESEKTESSLLTKNHNEKKNTKKKFPSVHSEKDIKASTIHKDKKEHKNHCSKYLTSKDDIKKSPQKKNKDANEVNPEPMSDELPKQSKSENCLQSKNFRKINNSVCKSASSPGLRSNRYKVELNDLTLRFVRLKDDKKDPKGDKNGHKLKPTIQESVSESTRNGRDCPSETMRENSEVTRRNGTTTSLEQATTNLRRSPLFEEKEKYKRDRTESSNQSQTKDEVSGYSKNSDVDEIAKTMESKIDVFRTPAILDNEVYNFSKLHIHNKKRWLMEYKQNNCNTLNSETDDSSPKLSESLDVTDLVHSVSDEPPLGNSVSRSEFQPANVLLVPQGGSVDDGNEIKMMIDERNDVCKPPSEGENDVMFDFADVACSTSRDTTYSENTDYSIPTSSDGILLVDDNELGLVEEVVGGVESFSVTDVTDLEENTKRGNNQQIQPDLNIQTKHTETKDSSVQSDTDDPFEGSVYVFDDSKKSGSRKGSSSGVQIIRRSVRQHLSPRKSMAEVSDKSIYSSSERKPPTSTKRRKGKKSVKTKTVSMQQTGASKENSPEDLTYTKDIENPSETSVNKSTKSTRITNTIITDTDKFSEHTPGKSWEHTPGKSLEHTLGKFSEHTSGKFSEHTTGKSWEYTPGKSWEHTPGKSSEHTSGKSWEHTPGKSWEDTPGKFSEHIPGKSSEHTPGKSRTDTKEIIGMIATGSNPNKKKSFSDVEKTYIEPPSHCTVKERNITKKDMSSASSAIQHLAAEQRRMMVIIKQSSSSRSLPSPASYPTQGVKSNVDTSSMGSSTFSFVPVYMKDQACKGGYAHMEGVTCPYVIMDGYKFVAIHDVLRMFPNCDKTCKVVKRVLVKHGGLSHTFCDWDQVYLLDQLFILKGRSVKTGDMLIRVDSLVKNLQSIRDRVGEEHLNLRRKGKTDLQCVRDLD, encoded by the exons ATGGGCGTTGAATCGGCAAAAAAGGCATCCGACGGAATCTTCCGGAAGGCGACACCACAAAAGAATCAGTTGTCACTAAAGCAAGACAGAGGATGTCGATACAAGCTGGCATCTAAATACATAGACCACATGCCGCACGTGCAGGACAGCAGCTCTCGATTCGCAGCCTGGTCCGATGTCAAGGAAGTGTTATTCCCGTCCTGTTCCGATCCTGATTGTGATATCGTGTTGAACGCCCTGAAGATCGTCAGTAGGTACCCATGGGAAGAGAGCAAAATGCAACCCTGTACTCCAAAGCAACAAATGAAGTTTCTGAGGAACTTCCGATTGGTGCCATCCGGAACACTTCTTGTGGACCTCCAGTTCGTAAAGGACAATATTGATGGCCTTTGGGAGATGGTCTGGCTCAAGCACGGTACTTCTTTGGACGTCTGCAGCAGGAGATGCCACTATGCCAAGTCGCAGTTGAGTCGAGCCGAAAATGTTCCGAGTTCCTATGACAAAG AACCTCCTGACAAACACAATGAAACCAAAGAATGTAACACCGACAAATCTGACTGTAAAGAAAAGGAAACCAACAGCGAGGCATCCCACCCGACAGAGACAGACCCCGATACCACGAGAGTCGATGATGATGTCGATGCAGATGTCAATAAGAGCGAATTCGTCAAGAAATCAAACCTTCATCAGCTAGACAACAACTTCTTACCTGGGAAATCGCAACCTTTGACCGAAGAAAAAACTGATAAAAAGAAAGTGTTCACAGGATATAGATATCCAACCATAGAAACTCTCAAGGTTATACCAAGGAAAGTTCAACCATTTATAAACACTTGTATCAACTCGAAACAAATGGGCTATATTGTTCTGCCTGTCGTGAAGTCGAGCAATACGGATAGCGACGAGGAAGCATTCTGTTCCGGAGCAGAAATTTCAGCCACCTTTCCCCAACTCCATGATTACCTAGACAGATTGTCTAGTGAGTATATAGCTGGTCACATAGACTCGTCAAACAAGACAGTCAGAcgctgtacatgtatagaagGCAGATGTTTCACAAATTGGAAGATAACGAGACACGGATGGA ACTTGCCATGGCAACATGTAACATCAAAGGATATTGTTGTTTCATGGGGTTCCGTGGTGAAGGAGCTCCAGTGTCTGGCGGGGAAGGCAGTTGCTGATGTAAGCGACATTTTACCTGTTAGTACTTCCGGTTTGATCAATTTCAAG GATCATTTTTCACATCAAAGAGATGATGAGGATTACATATCGTCTGCAAATCTGATGTCATCGAAGGATTATCCCAAGCAAGAAGGTCAGTCAAATCTTGGAGAATATTTCAGTCAAATCACAGAAATGATACAGAAGCCAGAACAAATGAAACATCCACTAACATTGTACAACCTATGTCAGGCAAAGCTGGAGGTCTGTTCTATACCAAGAGCTTGTAGCATGGAAGGGAAGACAGTTCTTCCCCCTGTAAACAGCCATGTACAGTCTGTTGTAAAGGGCCGAGGTAATCCTTACGTTGCCACTACCAAGAAGAAAGACACGGCTCAACATGACATGAAACAGAGCACACGTGCTAAAGGCGGCAGAAATAATGTTCACATCGCCGTAGCGAATAAGAAAGAGAAAGTAAATGACCCCGTTAGAGATGACCGTCTCTCCTCATTACGAAAACGAACTGGAACACGTTCAGCGAGTCGCAATGCATACACTGGATTACATGCAATGGGAGAAAATGACGCTAGCACGTCGAACACAAAAAATATCTCGAAGCcaaaaaatgttgataaaacgACACAGCCGAGAAAAAGACAAAGAATGAAAAGTCCAACAGAATCAACGAAGCATGCGGTAAACACTACAGACATTTATCTCAACAGGAACAAGAACGCATTGGATAATAATGTTACTGATGGTGATATTGATGGCCCGACATTGTTACAGCTGCTCTCGCAGCCGATAGGGAGGTCAAATTCATCAACAGTGTGCGGCAATTCTACGAATCAGAACGCACTCTGTCGCAACATTAGCGAAACACCACCGACATCCAATGTCTTTATACGGCATATGTCACAGCCGTCCCAACAACAAGCAAACCGATCTAAATTGTTTCAATACCCTACCTCGCGAATAACTAACTCTTTGGAAAGAGCTGCTTGTCTGACTGGAAGCAGTTCAACACATGATGAGACATTTCATCATTTACGGACACCATTTCCGaggaaaacatttgaaaaatacaGCGGCGTTTGGAATCGAATATCAGCTACTTCAAATGATCAATTTGTTGGCgaatttcaaaatacaaaaccTGAGCCAATCAGGTCATGCGAAAAAGTCACTACTGCTACCTCCAAGTGTTCAACTAAGTCAAAACCACAATGGGACATTGACCAAATCATAAAAGAACATCCCCGGCGAATCAAAGGTGACTCTTTATATGGAATTAGCATCAATAAAACTCAGGCTCGCAATGCTTCTCATCAACCACAGACCACTCCAGGAAAAAGTGACACGAAAACGCTTCGTAGCAAGCCAGGTCCGGACGGTCTCCAAAGCCAAACTAACAATGAAGTTCTACCTAAAGTAGTCAGGCCAGTAAAGCCGAGGGATTTCCTGCTTCCCCCGCCTTCTGGTAAACCCAGCGAAGAGCACCAATCTCAGAAGAAGGAAATGTGGTTCAGACATGAATCAGTGAGTCATCCCAAAGTCAATATTCATGCAGGGAATTTACTTGAAATGGTGTCGGCTAATCCGTTTAACCAGACGGTTGAATCTATGATCGCTCTTCGGAAATTCAACTGCGAGTTTGATGTTCTACGTGGGGGTATTTCTAACGGGACAATTGGTCAGAGGTCATCACCTTTGCCGAAGATCGACGCTGGCAGAGGGGCTGCAACTCATCCAGTTCGTTCCGATAACAGTTTGTGTTACCAACGTTCGTATAATTTGGTCAGCCATAACAATAGCACGACAGCTAAAGAATCGGAGAAAACCGAATCATCTCTTCTGACAAAGAATCacaatgagaaaaaaaatacaaagaagAAATTTCCATCCGTACACAGTGAAAAGGACATAAAGGCGTCTACTATCCACAAGGATAAAAAGGAACACAAAAACCATTGTTCAAAATACCTTACATCCAAAGACGACATCAAGAAAAGTCCACAGAAGAAAAATAAAGATGCAAATGAGGTAAACCCTGAACCTATGTCGGATGAACTTCCAAAACAGTCAAAAAGTGAAAACTGCCTTCAATCTAAAAACTTTAGAAAGATAAACAATTCCGTTTGCAAAAGTGCATCATCTCCTGGTCTCCGATCAAATAGGTACAAGGTCGAGTTAAACGATCTGACCTTGAGATTTGTACGATTGAAGGACGACAAGAAAGATCCGAAAGGGGACAAAAACGGTCATAAACTTAAACCAACTATCCAAGAATCTGTGTCCGAATCTACAAGAAATGGCAGAGACTGTCCATCTGAGACCATGAGGGAAAATAGTGAGGTAACGCGTCGTAATGGCACCACAACTTCCTTAGAACAAGCAACCACTAATTTGCGACGATCACCtttatttgaagaaaaagaaaaatacaaacGTGACAGAACAGAGTCCAGCAATCAAAGTCAGACAAAAGACGAGGTTTCGGGTTACAGTAAAAATTCCGATGTTGATGAAATCGCAAAAACAATGGAATCAAAAATTGATGTCTTTAGAACCCCGGCTATTTTAGACAATGAAGTGTACAATTTCAGTAAACtacatatacacaataaaaAGCGATGGTTGATGGAGTACAAACAGAACAATTGCAACACATTGAATAGCGAAACAGATGATTCTTCTCCTAAACTTTCAGAAAGTTTAGATGTCACTGACTTGGTTCACTCGGTTTCTGATGAACCTCCTCTTGGAAACTCTGTTTCGAGATCAGAATTTCAACCTGCAAATGTACTTCTGGTACCTCAAGGTGGTAGTGTAGATGAtggaaatgaaataaagatgatgATTGATGAACGAAATGATGTATGTAAACCACCATCCGAGGGAGAAAATGATGTCATGTTTGATTTTGCAGATGTTGCATGTAGTACATCTAGAGATACCACATACTCTGAAAACACTGATTATTCCATACCAACATCTTCTGATGGAATTCTACTTGTCGATGATAACGAACTGGGCCTGGTAGAAGAAGTCGTTGGTGGTGTCGAATCATTTTCAGTGACAGATGTCACGGACCTGGAAGAGAATACAAAGCGAGGAAATAACCAACAAATCCAACCTGATCTAAacatacagacaaaacacacagagACCAAGGACTCCAGCGTCCAAAGCGATACAGATGACCCATTTGAAGGATCGGTGTATGTTTTTGATGACAGCAAAAAAAGCGGTTCAAGAAAAGGTTCCTCAAGTGGTGTCCAAATAATACGGAGGAGTGTTCGACAGCATCTTAGCCCAAGAAAATCCATGGCAGAAGTATCCGACAAGTCGATATACAGCAGCAGTGAAAGAAAACCACCAACAAGTACTAAAAGGAGGAAAGGAAAGAAGTCGGTAAAAACGAAAACTGTTTCAATGCAACAGACTGGGGCTTCAAAAGAAAATTCACCAGAGGACTTGACATATACCAAAGATATCGAGAATCCCTCTGAAACATCTGTCAATAAATCCACGAAAAGCACACGTATAACAAATACTATTATCACTGATACAGATAAATTCTCGGAACACACTCCAGGTAAATCCTGGGAACATACACCAGGTAAATCCTTAGAACACACACTAGGTAAATTCTCAGAACACACCTCAGGTAAATTCTCGGAACACACAACAGGTAAATCCTGGGAATACACCCCAGGTAAGTCCTGGGAACACACACCAGGTAAATCTTCGGAACACACCTCAGGTAAATCCTGGGAACACACACCAGGTAAATCCTGGGAAGACACACCAGGAAAATTCTCGGAACACATCCCAGGTAAATCTTCGGAACACACCCCAGGTAAATCCAGGACAGATACAAAAGAAATAATCGGAATGATTGCTACGGGTTCAAATCCAAACAAGAAGAAATCATTTTCTGACGTTGAAAAGACGTATATTGAGCCTCCAtctcactgtacagtaaaaGAGAGAAACATTACTAAAAAAGACATGTCTTCTGCTAGCAGTGCCATACAACACTTGGCAGCAGAACAAAGAAGAATGATGGTTATAATCAAACAGTCCTCTTCCTCGAGGTCACTTCCGTCCCCAGCATCTTACCCAACACAAGGCGTGAAAAGTAATGTAGACACTTCAAGCATGGGCTCCTCCACGTTTAG TTTCGTCCCGGTATACATGAAAGATCAGGCGTGTAAGGGAGGTTATGCTCATATGGAAGGTGTGACGTGTCCGTACGTCATAATGGATGGCTACAAGTTTGTGGCTATCCATGATGTCCTGAGGATGTTCCCAAACTGTGACAAGACGTGCAAAGTTGTCAAGAGAGTTCTCGTCAAACACGGGGGACTGTCGCACACTTTCTGTGACTGGGACCAG GTGTACTTACTGGATCAGCTGTTTATCCTGAAAGGTAGATCAGTGAAGACGGGGGACATGTTGATCAGGGTCGACTCCCTCGTCAAAAACCTTCAGTCCATCAGAGATCGTGTCGGGGAGGAACATCTCAACCTCCGCCGAAAGGGGAAGACAGATCTGCAGTGTGTTCGGGACCTTGACTGA